The genomic interval CTGGCCGGTCGCACTGTTCGCAGCCTACTTGCTTTCGATGGGAGTGATCTACCGATACGAAGGCGATCCACGATGGGAACCACGTGGCGAGATCGCTCAGCCACCTGAGTCGGCTCGGGACTTGAAAGACGCCCACAGACACGCCTTCCAGGAGACCTCCACTGCTCAGCTGGTTGGCTACTTTCTGGTGGCGTCCGTCGTGGTCTTGGTGGGAGGAGTCCTGGTCGCCAAGACCGGCGAAGCGATCGCTGAACAAACGGGCGTTGGCCAAAGTATCATTGGCGCGACCTTGGTTGCGTTCGCAACCAGCTTGCCGGAAGTCAGCACGACGTACTCGGCAGTGCGTTTCGGTGCATACAGCATGGCCGCGGCGAACATCTTGGGCACCAACAGCTTGGAGATCGCGCTCTTCCTGCCCGCAGAGCTCGCCTATCGAGGTGGAGCCATTTTCGATGCGATGCAGCCGTCTGCCTCATTCCTGGCTGCAATTGGAATCGTCGTGACAAGCCTCTATCTATGGGGAATCCTAGAGCGCCGAGACCGCACTGTGTTGGGCATGGGAGTAGACTCACTGGCTGTGTTGATAGTTTACATCGGTGGAATGGCGATCTATTGGATGCTGTGACTCAGGCATCCCATGCAATCCGCAAATGACAAGTGGCTCATGGTGTCACTCCCCAAGCCTCTTTCACAACCCTGGCACCCTCTGGGTCCGTTTCCAGCAATTCTGTTCGGTCAAAGGGAAAGAAATCGTTCTTCGAGAAATACGCTTCGCTCAACTCCGCAAAGTACTCTTTGTGATTGCTCAATGCGTACGCCCGATCGGGCCTGCGATTCCCGTTGGCATCCTGTCTCAACACGGATTCGTACTTGCCACTGGCCACCGCCCGGTCGAACACCTTGCGGATCTCGGCATGGTCAAACCCCAACACGCGATCATGAAAGGCATGGGCCAATTCGTGCAGCGCAAAGTTGGGCATGCGACGCGACTCTGCTTCAAAAATCTCGACGTTGGAAAACTCCACGCCCCGGGCCATGATTTCGCTACGTCCGTTCTCCCGCAGCCATTGAGGGCTCGGATGGTATTCCGCGCGTGCGCCGGTGTTGGGATACTTCGGCGAAAACCAAAGATCCACTTTCTGCAATTCTGCGACCGCGTCCTTGGGCAACTTCTGTTTGATCTCTTTCAGTTGAACCGTCAGCAATTCCATTGCACGCCCTAGCTTCTTTCGCGAAGCGTCGTCCTTTGTCAGTCTTGGGTTCACGTGCACACGCCACCCCACCACCTTGCGTTGAAGCCATTCGGGCTCCGCGGTGTCATTTGTCTTCGCGAGGACGACATGTTCGGATGCCGCTTCGCGTAGCTTGATCAGCTCTGAACGGTGTTTGGGAACAACTGCCAGATTGTGCCATTCATTGGGGTCAGCGATGACGTCATAAAGTTCCTCGTCACCGTTGTCGTATCGAATGTATCGCCAGCGATTGGTCCTCAAAGTAACGTTGCCTTCGTCGAACAGAGTAACAACGGCGCGATTCGTCTCAAGTCCTGGGTTCTTGAGCAGCGGCAGCAGCGACTGACCGTGCAAATCCTTGGGCGAATTGATACCACACGCATCCGTGAGCGTCGGAAACAGATCCAGCAAACTGACGGGTTGGTCGCATCGGCTGCCTGCTTCGGCAAACTGAGCGGCGATCGCCGATGGTGGCACGATGATCAGGGGCACACGCGTGGATCGTTCCCAAGGCGTCCATTTCCCCCAGTGTTCTTTCTCGCCAAGATGCC from Stieleria varia carries:
- a CDS encoding sulfatase-like hydrolase/transferase, whose product is MKSRIAAAIILLLFPVGLPAASSAAEKPNVLFIAIDDLNDWIGCLNGHPQALTPNIDALAEAGILFTNAHCVSPACNPSRAALLSGRRPASTGVWSNDSPRLLQAKPQIDHLPGVFRDAGYATLGTGKINHGTGDNAKLFEKFYNTEQRWSPLTREAVRYTADELPTKKTDAPKHVATLSDGRTVTLPLNSVPSDRNPDTKEGESFDWGPMAVADSEMGDVKITDWAIEQLSKQHDKPFFMGVGYYRPHIPLWAPAKYFERFENVDIQLPPTLDGDLDDLSPTGRRWAIEAVTAGSHATVVRSNQWRQAVKSYLACTTFVDEQVGRLVSSLKRSRQSENTWIVLWTDHGWHLGEKEHWGKWTPWERSTRVPLIIVPPSAIAAQFAEAGSRCDQPVSLLDLFPTLTDACGINSPKDLHGQSLLPLLKNPGLETNRAVVTLFDEGNVTLRTNRWRYIRYDNGDEELYDVIADPNEWHNLAVVPKHRSELIKLREAASEHVVLAKTNDTAEPEWLQRKVVGWRVHVNPRLTKDDASRKKLGRAMELLTVQLKEIKQKLPKDAVAELQKVDLWFSPKYPNTGARAEYHPSPQWLRENGRSEIMARGVEFSNVEIFEAESRRMPNFALHELAHAFHDRVLGFDHAEIRKVFDRAVASGKYESVLRQDANGNRRPDRAYALSNHKEYFAELSEAYFSKNDFFPFDRTELLETDPEGARVVKEAWGVTP
- a CDS encoding sodium:calcium antiporter — protein: MDFSDNSIGVNFVVFAFGALLVWGAGTKLSKYVDLFADRTGLGKAFAGALLLGGATSLPELATTLTASYSGAAELAATNLLGGVVMQIAVLALIDAFVLRGRPLTLFSPKSSLLMAGIMLIGLIALASAAVASGELLAWSGVGIWPVALFAAYLLSMGVIYRYEGDPRWEPRGEIAQPPESARDLKDAHRHAFQETSTAQLVGYFLVASVVVLVGGVLVAKTGEAIAEQTGVGQSIIGATLVAFATSLPEVSTTYSAVRFGAYSMAAANILGTNSLEIALFLPAELAYRGGAIFDAMQPSASFLAAIGIVVTSLYLWGILERRDRTVLGMGVDSLAVLIVYIGGMAIYWML